The genomic window GGGAAAAAGATAGACAAGCTATCCGCAGCAGGATTAACTCCGGTAAAGAGCAATCTTGTAGACGCCCCCTTCATCGAAGAGTTCCCTTTTGCTCTTGAGTGCAGATTGATCCATACAATTGAACTGGGTTTACATACCCAGTTTATCGGGGAAATCCTCGACATCAAAGCTGATGAATCGGTCATTGGCAAAAACAAGTCCATAGATATCGAAAAAGTAAGACCTATTATCTATGCCCCTGGGATACGAAAGTATTTCGGTGTAGGCAAATACCTCGGAAAGGCATTTTCTATAGGCAAAAAAATACGTGACTGATGAGGGGCTTTCTCCTCGGACTCAGTAATGGATTAGTTTGCCTTGCTTACTGTGCTCCCGTCCTTGTGCCTTATATGCTTGGGGAAAACAGGGGAGTATTTCAAAATGTTTCATTAATCGCACAGTTTCTGGCCGGAAGGCTCTTCGGTTATCTCATCTTCGGTATAATTGCCTGGGGGATCAATAAAACCGTACTTGAAACACTCGGTTACAGGGAATTGATCATCGGCATGGCCTACATTGTCCTGTCCCTATCCCTCATTGTGTACAGTATTTTTAATATCAAGACATCCTGTGCAGCGGAACATATCAACAGGTATTTTTATAAAATAAAGGTATTGTGGCCGTCCCTGCTTCCGGTTGTTATAGGATTTGCTACGGGTTTGAATTTCTGCCCGCCCTTTCTGCTTGCTGTTATAAATGCGGCGGCTGTGGGAAGTCTCTTCCAGAGTCTTATGTTCTTTTTTATGTTCTTTATCGGAACCTCCCTCTTT from Pseudomonadota bacterium includes these protein-coding regions:
- a CDS encoding flavin reductase family protein, with the protein product MKQSLGAKTVVYPAPVFVVGTYDKGGKANAMTVAWGNICCSDPPCAAISLRKATYTYVNILERKAFTISIPSESYVREADYFGIATGKKIDKLSAAGLTPVKSNLVDAPFIEEFPFALECRLIHTIELGLHTQFIGEILDIKADESVIGKNKSIDIEKVRPIIYAPGIRKYFGVGKYLGKAFSIGKKIRD
- a CDS encoding sulfite exporter TauE/SafE family protein; its protein translation is MRGFLLGLSNGLVCLAYCAPVLVPYMLGENRGVFQNVSLIAQFLAGRLFGYLIFGIIAWGINKTVLETLGYRELIIGMAYIVLSLSLIVYSIFNIKTSCAAEHINRYFYKIKVLWPSLLPVVIGFATGLNFCPPFLLAVINAAAVGSLFQSLMFFFMFFIGTSLFFIPVPLIGVLRGFGVLSIIGKMSAGLISLYYFYAGIILLVSGIKNI